ATTCAGGCTTgtcatcaagaaatctACCACAACCTCCAACTTTGCCTTTCAAGGCTCCCGATAAAATCAGCGAAAACTTAAGTAACATACCTCCTGCTCAATTGATAGAGTTGATTGCAAACTTAAAAGGTGTTTTGAGCGGACCCAATGCCAATAGAGCTCCAGATGTATTTCAATTATCACCATACTTGGCGTCGTCGGCCGCTCAAGCATTATTACTTATGGGATTCATCGATACTAACGTCATAAATGATGCTATAAATGCTCCACAGTTTGACTCAACTCCACAAATGCAGAACCCACAACCGGTTCACAATAACCCTCAACAACCTTACGGGGTGTCACCCCAGATTCCCAATGCTACCGGAGGCATTGGTAGTAACGGAATGAATCCAGGCGTTCCTATGCCTTCAAAGTGGCCATTTTTGCCACCATCTACCCAAGTGAAACTTGGAGCCATGCCACCAGAACAAGCTGATTTGATCGCTCAAGTGTTAACCATTCCCTCAGAGCAAATTCCTGCTTTGGAACCAGAGAAGAGGGCGATGGTGACGACGTTGAGAGCTCAGTATTTGGCTTAGATATGTATATACGAACTACTGGCTTAATAAACAATATCAGGGATACTTTGTAAAAAAACTTATATATGAAATGCTAATAGAAGATATCCAACATCAGCAATAATGGTGCAAGTAATAATAATACAATTATTGGACAGAAATCATGAATGAAATATGGCTGTTTATCTCTAGACAGATTTTTGTTCTATCTTCCAGGCCGACTTCTGgtaccttcttcaagttgatattCATCTCACAATATAACCATTGAAGGCTACTCATAATTGACAATTCGACATCAAACCCATATGTCTCATCTATAATGTTCCACTCGTACAAGCGTCTTCTCTTTCCATCAAATGTAGGACCTCTACCATATGAGTTGTGGTTGAACATTTCATGAAGTTTGTACTTTGGCCAATTGGCATGCAAAAACATCAAACTAGAGGATTTGAAATAGTGATAATCATAGTTCAGGTGTTCTTTATCATCA
The window above is part of the Yamadazyma tenuis chromosome 4, complete sequence genome. Proteins encoded here:
- a CDS encoding uncharacterized protein (COG:A; EggNog:ENOG503NXAY) translates to MSRRNNQSSTANSTILYIGGVPFDWDENNLRSVVCGSGGVVDVRLGFDYSGKNKGFCFIEYITPEEARQGLRLLGQVLIHQGGNKSKKLRVELSKEGLRANNQTSKRLLQLDRNYLPSNVELPQEMLGNGPTPSYYNPQQQMGGGGSPVNQINQVNQMNQRGQQNIQNDQQQNSGLSSRNLPQPPTLPFKAPDKISENLSNIPPAQLIELIANLKGVLSGPNANRAPDVFQLSPYLASSAAQALLLMGFIDTNVINDAINAPQFDSTPQMQNPQPVHNNPQQPYGVSPQIPNATGGIGSNGMNPGVPMPSKWPFLPPSTQVKLGAMPPEQADLIAQVLTIPSEQIPALEPEKRAMVTTLRAQYLA